A window of the Psychrobium sp. MM17-31 genome harbors these coding sequences:
- a CDS encoding transporter substrate-binding domain-containing protein, protein MKNQMLRLLALLTFSWLFAFSAHAFTITIAYSEYKPFISQSLPNKGVLNHVVKRAFELENVRVKFKAMSSSKTFKLIEAGKVDASVGWTPTEERKAFATFSSPIYSPKVVLFYRKSHPIHWEKLPTNKIPVFGATKTYYYGDEFADAQQQGRIKVQVANSDKINFKKLIGTRIDAFPIAEDVGRDMLKRKFSKRQSKALAFSSKPLLVEPLSVMFSKKNAANQRLQKKFEQGLAKLKKSGEYQKLINNFNASLR, encoded by the coding sequence ATGAAAAATCAGATGCTTAGATTGCTAGCGTTGCTGACTTTTTCGTGGCTATTTGCTTTTTCTGCCCACGCTTTTACTATCACTATTGCCTACAGCGAATACAAACCTTTTATTTCACAGTCTCTGCCTAATAAAGGCGTTTTAAATCACGTTGTAAAACGTGCTTTTGAGCTTGAGAATGTACGGGTTAAGTTTAAAGCAATGTCATCCAGCAAAACCTTTAAGTTAATTGAAGCAGGTAAAGTCGATGCGTCAGTTGGTTGGACTCCAACAGAAGAGCGCAAAGCTTTTGCGACCTTTTCTTCCCCAATTTATTCGCCTAAAGTGGTGCTTTTTTATCGAAAAAGCCACCCTATTCATTGGGAGAAATTACCCACCAATAAGATTCCTGTCTTTGGTGCGACTAAAACCTATTATTACGGTGATGAATTCGCCGACGCACAGCAGCAAGGGCGTATTAAGGTTCAGGTAGCGAACTCAGACAAGATAAATTTCAAAAAACTCATTGGCACCCGTATTGATGCATTTCCAATTGCTGAAGATGTCGGACGCGATATGTTAAAGAGAAAGTTTTCGAAACGTCAGAGTAAAGCCTTGGCCTTCTCTTCAAAACCATTGCTGGTAGAGCCATTATCTGTAATGTTTTCAAAAAAGAATGCAGCGAATCAGCGCTTGCAAAAAAAGTTTGAGCAAGGCCTCGCTAAGCTGAAAAAAAGCGGCGAATATCAAAAACTCATTAATAACTTCAACGCCAGCTTAAGATAA